In Sorghum bicolor cultivar BTx623 chromosome 10, Sorghum_bicolor_NCBIv3, whole genome shotgun sequence, one genomic interval encodes:
- the LOC8058884 gene encoding probable kinase CHARK, with translation MQEVVAGTPDYMDPEFVNNRRPSAEADVFSFGVVLLELACGRRPTAARPNATATPVLLIDWIRDMYHKNTVLGAVGRRLDGEFDDRQMRRVLVAGLWCTHHDQSQRPPIATVMDLLRRQDAELPILPEMHSPATASVRSLEEIAYGDLDFVRARGQRARGGSRRGARPPACARPASSRRGLTTGDREERGQLRGSLTGD, from the coding sequence ATGCAGGAGGTCGTGGCAGGGACGCCCGACTACATGGATCCGGAGTTCGTCAACAACAGGAGGCCGAGCGCGGAGGCCGACGTCTTCAGCTTTGGCGTCGTCCTTCTAGAGCTCGCCTGCGGCCGGCGGCCGACTGCCGCAAGACCAAACGCAACGGCGACTCCGGTGCTGCTTATTGACTGGATCCGCGACATGTACCACAAGAACACCGTTCTTGGAGCGGTGGGCCGGCGGCTGGATGGTGAGTTTGACGACCGGCAGATGAGGCGAGTGCTCGTCGCGGGCCTTTGGTGCACGCATCACGACCAGAGCCAGCGACCGCCGATCGCAACGGTCATGGATCTCCTGCGACGTCAGGATGCCGAGCTTCCCATCCTTCCAGAGATGCATAGTCCTGCTACTGCCTCGGTCCGTTCCCTTGAAGAAATAGCTTATGGCGACTTGGATTTCGTCCGTGCGCGCGGCCAGCGGGCTCGCGGCGGCTCGCGGCGGGGGGCACGACCACCGGCGTGCGCGCGGCCAGCGAGCTCGCGGCGGGGCTTGACCACCGGTGATCGAGAGGAGCGGGGGCAGCTGCGCGGCTCACTGACCGGAGATTGA
- the LOC8072680 gene encoding uncharacterized protein LOC8072680, with amino-acid sequence MASSPIARRLYYLLLLVLLLLPATLSSPSARASSERLRRRVEDKPALPPAVVVPERARQEFHVVPTTGGPVRERRSRARGGGTGAWTFSAMLPRGFVPPSGSSACHNDMPDTAADAQFFACSGAGTP; translated from the coding sequence ATGGCTTCGTCCCCAATAGCGCGGCGGCTCTATTACCTTCTCCTGCTGGTACTCCTCCTGCTCCCCGCCACGCTCTCCTCTCCGTCCGCCCGCGCTTCCTCGGAGCGCCTGCGCCGCCGCGTGGAGGACAAGCCGGCGTTGCCACCCGCCGTGGTCGTCCCAGAGCGCGCGCGGCAGGAGTTCCACGTGGTGCCAACGACCGGCGGACCGGTCAGGGAGCGGAGGAGCAGGGCGCGCGGCGGGGGCACCGGCGCGTGGACGTTCTCGGCGATGCTGCCCCGGGGGTTCGTGCCGCCGTCGGGCTCGTCCGCGTGCCACAACGACATGCCGGACACCGCCGCCGACGCCCAGTTCTTCGCCTGCAGCGGCGCTGGGACGCCGTGA